One segment of Solanum lycopersicum chromosome 1, SLM_r2.1 DNA contains the following:
- the LOC101253134 gene encoding uncharacterized protein: MAWRQILLSNRRLLSVPSNSVTSGFASFSSKSNPYIVKVGIPEFLNGVGKGVETHVEKLESEIGDFSKLLVTRTLKLKKLGIPCKHRKLILKYTHKYRLGLWRPRAEPVKA, translated from the exons ATGGCGTGGAGGCAAATTCTATTGTCCAACAGAAGATTACTTTCAGTACCTTCAAACTCTGTGACATCTGGGTTCGCTAGCTTTTCTTCCAAATCCAATCCTTACATAG TGAAGGTGGGGATTCCAGAGTTTTTGAATGGAGTAGGGAAGGGGGTAGAGACGCACGTTGAGAAACTTGAATCAGAGATTGGAGATTTCTCGAAGCTTCTTGTTACTCGAACTCTTAAGCTCAAGAAACTTGGCATCCCGTGTAAACAT AGGAAGCTGATACTGAAGTACACTCACAAATATAGGCTGGGACTTTGGAGGCCCAGAGCTGAGCCTGTGAAAgcttaa
- the LOC101252823 gene encoding uncharacterized protein — MDHIQSRESDFEVDLESGGTTSDEDGSYNYDLTGEISNRESYKAGSEFRGVQSCNGSVRNQDGSSTYNKSLSADELSSVRRTEILSNKVKEEIEKLGDKKMNIDKSRKPKPAKPPRPPKGPALDASDAKFVKEISELAIWKRRRTERMKALKKIKKESGSSSRMNILATVITILFFLIIIFQGVLGSRV, encoded by the exons ATGGATCATATACAGTCGAGGGAAAGTGATTTCGAGGTAGATTTAGAGAGTGGGGGAACAACTAGTGATGAAGATGGCAGTTATAACTATGATCTGACTGGTGAAATTTCTAATAGAGAGTCGTATAAAGCGGGTAGTGAGTTTCGTGGAGTTCAATCGTGCAATGGATCTGTAAGGAACCAAGACGGTTCAAGTACATATAACAAAAGTTTAAGTGCTGATGAGCTATCATCTGTTAGGCGTACAGAAATTTTGTCAAACAAAGTGAAGGAAGAGATAGAAAAGTTGGgtgacaaaaaaatgaatatcgACAAATCAAGGAAGCCAAAGCCTGCTAAACCACCTAGACCCCCAAAGGGTCCAGCACTGGACGCCTCTGATGCAAAGTTCGTCAAGGAAATATCTGAGCTTGCTATATGGAAGCGTAGAAGGACAGAAAGAATGAAGGCActgaagaaaattaaaaaggagaGCGGTTCATCTTCGAGGATGAATATATTAGCAACGGTGATCACAATTCTGTTCttcttgattattatatttcaag GTGTTTTGGGCTCTCGTGTATGA